Proteins from a genomic interval of Oncorhynchus mykiss isolate Arlee chromosome 21, USDA_OmykA_1.1, whole genome shotgun sequence:
- the LOC110490636 gene encoding uncharacterized protein LOC110490636 isoform X5 codes for MQCQNPSENAMWQVVQRGDVQDYGMLEEFVTTVTEIVPELLSCSQRAQLILGLRARMVLELCRTEQTADQDIQQHLARIRSLISTGEAESGDAEVELSESKFVELVESLLKDPSERENFYQNVFPVEFGPKYDTAIQMLMLEFLSRLEKLLPIPDLEQTASLLNAVPSALEKCVQFVPDPIQLRTLLQYHRKRGHLDSIGLSFPLPALRLFIPPLRLFSAAMWQVAQRGDIMGYGKLEEFVTFATETVPELLSFRQRTQLMLGLRAKLVLELCRTEQTAGLQSHLDRIHAARSHPGDPDFCCAEAEASKSNFLALVQTLIQDPVEREHFFQEVFPVDYGPKYDSALQGLMWEFLSRLEQLLPVPDLKQTVSWLNAGPSVLEECVNSLSQPLQLKTLLQHHRELGYLDTNATSSSSAGDCIFSSLSLTPVVVVATRKTETEIQSELMDGCMDPALYGEEMETESVVVTEYAEVELGTCTYTREEREFSIEKTESQNQRDSQADLNGEEREMVANASEEERQEGEVEVICEEVGHPNGDAELVSEKTSAMNIEEAVFCAEVGDVCVDLESMNREVEIIYEEVEHVEHPELVGPICAENTIDRPSNHNENPHEENDFTEEGLEKDEQERNEAGYVPQTVTDQGCSQCTPQEVMNQPELVPSCLHQKPTLGFQRLDVSVLPLQMSSPSQPLRRNTRLQMKTVGSRGPNGGQLKALEEANGTWGVPLYRSPDPREDSEDLSATSDSSTMNGNKGGTVKAPSLVFACSQCSFNHADEVNLRQHLKALHPEEYRRMLAAGENETETPPGSSSSPPLNPCLSDIPHTLGKSGRHTSHSKTCSVCGKTFSRATDMRRHQRSHTGERPYRCIQCGKTFQYSFDLKRHQRKGLGSRPFQCCACGEGFDREEDLKTHCSVAHLAESPVSDDFAIKLNLPAGLESEQCPSEEGEHKCPECDMSFSQISQMKRHQLIHSGGDPLQCNQCLKKCQNSDALTKHMQMHNGARPFQCSICKINFTQLVCLRQHYLNAHKEEGSFLCSHCPKNFSRLSNLIKHQRTHTGERPYQCSHCPKRFTQLQILTRHERIHTGERPFLCPDCGKRFLSSGELSKHLQCHSEERPFPCLECGKTFKANRFLKKHLQTHTGERPFPCSQCGKRFSKSTDLTRHNRMHTGERPHMCSQCGKSFLTYSEVVKHQRYHTGERPFKCEQCGKSFTQSCYLTVHKRIHTGEKPYSCSVCGNRYNSTTPLKRHMLSHTGEKPYVCTECGKAYNRLHLLRTHERTHAAVEAVC; via the exons ATGCAATGTCAAAATCCCAGCGAAAATG CCATGTGGCAAGTGGTTCAGCGAGGAGACGTTCAAGATTATGGGATGCTGGAGGAGTTTGTCACCACGGTGACAGAGATTGTGCCAGAGCTTTTGAGTTGCAGTCAGAGGGCCCAACTCATTCTGGGGCTTCGAGCAAGG ATGGTTCTGGAGTTGTGTCGCACTGAGCAGACAGCAGACCAAGACATTCAGCAACACCTGGCCAGGATCCGAAGCCTCATATCCACTGGAGAAGCAGAG TCAGGTGATGCTGAGGTGGAATTATCTGAATCAAAGTTTGTGGAGCTGGTTGAATCTCTGCTGAAAGACCCCAGTGAAAGGGAGAACTTCTACCAG AACGTGTTCCCTGTGGAATTTGGGCCCAAGTATGACACTGCAATACAGATGCTGATGTTAGAATTCCTTTCCAGACTTGAGAAGTTACTTCCCATACCAGACCTTGAACAG ACTGCCTCCTTGTTAAATGCTGTCCCCTCTGCCCTGGAGAAATGTGTGCAGTTTGTACCTGACCCCATACAATTGAGGACCCTGCTCCAGTACCACAGAAAACGTGGACATTTGGATTCCATCG GGTTATCTTTTCCTCTACCTGCCCTGCGCCTGTTCATCCCACCGCTGCGGCTGTTTTCTGCAGCAATGTGGCAAGTGGCCCAACGAGGGGATATAATGGGCTACGGGAAGCTGGAAGAGTTTGTGACATTTGCTACAGAGACGGTTCCAGAGCTGCTCAGTTTCAGACAGAGAACCCAGCTCATGTTGGGCTTACGAGCAAAG tTGGTTTTGGAGTTGTGCCGCACGGAGCAGACAGCAGGACTTCAGAGCCATCTGGACAGGATCCACGCTGCAAGATCACATCCGGGGGATCCAGAC TTTTGTTGTGCAGAAGCAGAAGCCTCTAAATCAAATTTCCTTGCACTGGTACAAACTCTTATCCAAGACCCAGTTGAGAGGGAACATTTCTTCCAG GAAGTGTTTCCTGTAGACTATGGACCCAAGTATGACTCTGCCCTGCAAGGATTAATGTGGGAGTTTCTCTCCAGGCTGGAGCAGCTCCTTCCAGTACCAGACCTCAAACAG ACAGTGTCTTGGCTCAATGCTGGACCCTCTGTCTTGGAAGAGTGTGTCAACTCTCTATCTCAGCCTCTGCAGTTGAAGACTCTACTGCAACATCATAGAGAACTAGGATATTTGGACACCAATG CAACTTCTTCCTCCTCTGCTGGCGACTGcatcttctcctctctgtctctcactccggTAGTGGTGGTGGCCACtagaaagacagaaacagagatcCAATCAGAGTTGATGGATGGTTGTATGGACCCAGCCTTATATGGTGAAGAGATGGAAACAGAGTCTGTAGTAGTGACTGAGTATGCAGAAGTGGAGCTGGGGACCTGTACATACACCAGAGAGGAAAGGGAGTTTAGTATAGAGAAGACTGAGTCACAGAACCAAAGAGACAGTCAGGCTGACTTGAATGGGGAAGAGCGGGAGATGGTAGCCAATGCAAGCGAGGAAGAACGTCaagagggagaagtggaggttatTTGTGAGGAAGTGGGGCATCCTAACGGAGACGCTGAGCTTGTTTCAGAGAAAACCAGTGCCATGAACATAGAGGAAGCCGTTTTCTGCGCAGAggtgggggatgtgtgtgtggatctgGAGTCAATGAATAGAGAGGTGGAAATTATTTATGAGGAGGTGGAGCATGTTGAACATCCGGAGTTAGTTGGGCCTATATGTGCAGAGAATACAATTGACAGACCGTCCAACCACAATGAGAACCCACATGAAGAAAATGATTTCACAGAGGAGGGGCTTGAGAAGGACGAGCAGGAGAGAAATGAAGCTGGTTATGTCCCCCAAACTGTCACGGATCAAGGATGTTCCCAATGTACGCCACAAGAAGTAATGAACCAGCCAGAACTGGTCCCATCCTGTCTGCACCAAAAACCCACATTAGGGTTCCAGAGACTGGACGTCAGTGTCCTGCCTCTCCAAATGTCCTCCCCCTCTCAACCACTGAGAAGAAACACAAGACTCCAGATGAAGACCGTGGGATCAAGAGGTCCCAATGGAGGGCAGCTCAAGGCATTGGAGGAGGCTAATGGGACCTGGGGCGTCCCTTTATACCGGTCTCCAGACCCAAG GGAAGACTCTGAAGACCTCAGCGCCACTTCTGACAGCTCCACAATGAATGGAAATAAAG GTGGGACGGTGAAGGCTCCCTCTCTGGTCTTCGCCTGCTCTCAGTGCTCTTTTAACCATGCCGACGAGGTGAACCTCCGGCAACACCTTAAAGCGCTTCACCCAGAGGAGTACAGAAGGATGCTTGCTGCTGGAGAAAATGAAACAGAAACCCCTCCAGGGTCTTCCAGCAGCCCCCCTCTGAACCCATGTCTCTCAGACATTCCCCACACACTGGGGAAGTCTGGCAGGCATACATCACACTCCAAAACATGCTCTGTGTGTGGAAAGACCTTCTCTCGAGCGACAGATATGAGGAGACACCAGAGATCCCACACTGGGGAGCGGCCTTACAGGTGCATCCAATGTGGGAAGACTTTCCAGTACTCCTTCGACTTGAAAAGACACCAGCGAAAGGGCCTAGGGTCAAGGCCGTTCCAGTGCTGCGCGTGTGGAGAGGGCTTCGATCGGGAGGAAGATCTAAAGACACACTGCAGTGTGGCTCATTTAGCAGAGTCGCCAGTCTCTGATGACTTTGCGATCAAGTTAAACCTCCCAGCAGGCCTTGAGAGTGAGCAGTGTCCCAGCGAAGAGGGTGAACACAAATGTCCAGAATGTGACATGTCTTTCAGTCAGATATCCCAAATGAAGCGACACCAGCTGATTCACTCCGGTGGTGACCCGCTGCAGTGCAACCAGTGTTTGAAGAAATGTCAAAACTCTGATGCCCTCACAAAACACATGCAAATGCACAATGGCGCGCGACCATTCCAGTGTTCAATATGCAAAATTAACTTCACGCAGCTAGTTTGTCTTAGGCAACACTATTTGAATGCTCATAAGGAAGAGGGTTCATTTCTGTGTTCCCATTGTCCTAAAAATTTCTCAAGGCTATCGAACTTGATCAAACACCAGAGAACTCATACAGGTGAGCGGCCTTACCAGTGCTCTCATTGTCCAAAGAGATTCACACAACTACAGATCTTGACTAGACATGAgagaattcacacaggagagagaccatTTCTTTGCCCTGACTGTGGAAAAAGATTTCTGTCCTCTGGTGAATTGTCAAAACACCTTCAGTGTCACTCAGAGGAGAGACCCTTCCCTTGTCTCGAGTGTGGAAAGACTTTCAAGGCCAATCGGTTTTTAAAGAAACACTTACAGACTCATACAGGGGAGCGTCCTTTCCCCTGCTCACagtgtgggaagagattttcCAAGTCGACTGATCTGACCAGGCATAATCGCATGCATACAGGGGAGAGGCCACATATGTGCTCTCAGTGCGGTAAAAGTTTCTTAACTTACTCCGAAGTGGTGAAACATCAGCGTTACCACACTGGAGAACGACCATTCAAATGTGagcagtgtgggaagagttttacccAGTCCTGCTATCTTACAGTACATAagcgcatacacacaggagagaagccctacTCCTGCAGCGTGTGTGGAAATCGCTATAACAGCACCACTCCACTGAAGAGACACATGCTCAgccacacgggagagaagccatACGTGTGTACTGAATGTGGGAAGGCTTACAACAGATTGCATCTTCTGCGTACACACGAGCGAACTCATGCAGCAGTTGAGGCTGTTTGTTGA
- the LOC110490636 gene encoding uncharacterized protein LOC110490636 isoform X2, whose protein sequence is MPDSGIYTLAGPPLLLPSLRLFIPPLRLVSAAMWQVVQRGDVQDYGMLEEFVTTVTEIVPELLSCSQRAQLILGLRARMVLELCRTEQTADQDIQQHLARIRSLISTGEAESGDAEVELSESKFVELVESLLKDPSERENFYQNVFPVEFGPKYDTAIQMLMLEFLSRLEKLLPIPDLEQTASLLNAVPSALEKCVQFVPDPIQLRTLLQYHRKRGHLDSIGLSFPLPALRLFIPPLRLFSAAMWQVAQRGDIMGYGKLEEFVTFATETVPELLSFRQRTQLMLGLRAKLVLELCRTEQTAGLQSHLDRIHAARSHPGDPDFCCAEAEASKSNFLALVQTLIQDPVEREHFFQEVFPVDYGPKYDSALQGLMWEFLSRLEQLLPVPDLKQTVSWLNAGPSVLEECVNSLSQPLQLKTLLQHHRELGYLDTNATSSSSAGDCIFSSLSLTPVVVVATRKTETEIQSELMDGCMDPALYGEEMETESVVVTEYAEVELGTCTYTREEREFSIEKTESQNQRDSQADLNGEEREMVANASEEERQEGEVEVICEEVGHPNGDAELVSEKTSAMNIEEAVFCAEVGDVCVDLESMNREVEIIYEEVEHVEHPELVGPICAENTIDRPSNHNENPHEENDFTEEGLEKDEQERNEAGYVPQTVTDQGCSQCTPQEVMNQPELVPSCLHQKPTLGFQRLDVSVLPLQMSSPSQPLRRNTRLQMKTVGSRGPNGGQLKALEEANGTWGVPLYRSPDPREDSEDLSATSDSSTMNGNKGGTVKAPSLVFACSQCSFNHADEVNLRQHLKALHPEEYRRMLAAGENETETPPGSSSSPPLNPCLSDIPHTLGKSGRHTSHSKTCSVCGKTFSRATDMRRHQRSHTGERPYRCIQCGKTFQYSFDLKRHQRKGLGSRPFQCCACGEGFDREEDLKTHCSVAHLAESPVSDDFAIKLNLPAGLESEQCPSEEGEHKCPECDMSFSQISQMKRHQLIHSGGDPLQCNQCLKKCQNSDALTKHMQMHNGARPFQCSICKINFTQLVCLRQHYLNAHKEEGSFLCSHCPKNFSRLSNLIKHQRTHTGERPYQCSHCPKRFTQLQILTRHERIHTGERPFLCPDCGKRFLSSGELSKHLQCHSEERPFPCLECGKTFKANRFLKKHLQTHTGERPFPCSQCGKRFSKSTDLTRHNRMHTGERPHMCSQCGKSFLTYSEVVKHQRYHTGERPFKCEQCGKSFTQSCYLTVHKRIHTGEKPYSCSVCGNRYNSTTPLKRHMLSHTGEKPYVCTECGKAYNRLHLLRTHERTHAAVEAVC, encoded by the exons ATGCCAGACTCTGGGATTTACACACTTGCAG gtccccctcttcttcttccctctctgcGTCTCTTCATTCCACCACTGCGGCTTGTCTCTGCAGCCATGTGGCAAGTGGTTCAGCGAGGAGACGTTCAAGATTATGGGATGCTGGAGGAGTTTGTCACCACGGTGACAGAGATTGTGCCAGAGCTTTTGAGTTGCAGTCAGAGGGCCCAACTCATTCTGGGGCTTCGAGCAAGG ATGGTTCTGGAGTTGTGTCGCACTGAGCAGACAGCAGACCAAGACATTCAGCAACACCTGGCCAGGATCCGAAGCCTCATATCCACTGGAGAAGCAGAG TCAGGTGATGCTGAGGTGGAATTATCTGAATCAAAGTTTGTGGAGCTGGTTGAATCTCTGCTGAAAGACCCCAGTGAAAGGGAGAACTTCTACCAG AACGTGTTCCCTGTGGAATTTGGGCCCAAGTATGACACTGCAATACAGATGCTGATGTTAGAATTCCTTTCCAGACTTGAGAAGTTACTTCCCATACCAGACCTTGAACAG ACTGCCTCCTTGTTAAATGCTGTCCCCTCTGCCCTGGAGAAATGTGTGCAGTTTGTACCTGACCCCATACAATTGAGGACCCTGCTCCAGTACCACAGAAAACGTGGACATTTGGATTCCATCG GGTTATCTTTTCCTCTACCTGCCCTGCGCCTGTTCATCCCACCGCTGCGGCTGTTTTCTGCAGCAATGTGGCAAGTGGCCCAACGAGGGGATATAATGGGCTACGGGAAGCTGGAAGAGTTTGTGACATTTGCTACAGAGACGGTTCCAGAGCTGCTCAGTTTCAGACAGAGAACCCAGCTCATGTTGGGCTTACGAGCAAAG tTGGTTTTGGAGTTGTGCCGCACGGAGCAGACAGCAGGACTTCAGAGCCATCTGGACAGGATCCACGCTGCAAGATCACATCCGGGGGATCCAGAC TTTTGTTGTGCAGAAGCAGAAGCCTCTAAATCAAATTTCCTTGCACTGGTACAAACTCTTATCCAAGACCCAGTTGAGAGGGAACATTTCTTCCAG GAAGTGTTTCCTGTAGACTATGGACCCAAGTATGACTCTGCCCTGCAAGGATTAATGTGGGAGTTTCTCTCCAGGCTGGAGCAGCTCCTTCCAGTACCAGACCTCAAACAG ACAGTGTCTTGGCTCAATGCTGGACCCTCTGTCTTGGAAGAGTGTGTCAACTCTCTATCTCAGCCTCTGCAGTTGAAGACTCTACTGCAACATCATAGAGAACTAGGATATTTGGACACCAATG CAACTTCTTCCTCCTCTGCTGGCGACTGcatcttctcctctctgtctctcactccggTAGTGGTGGTGGCCACtagaaagacagaaacagagatcCAATCAGAGTTGATGGATGGTTGTATGGACCCAGCCTTATATGGTGAAGAGATGGAAACAGAGTCTGTAGTAGTGACTGAGTATGCAGAAGTGGAGCTGGGGACCTGTACATACACCAGAGAGGAAAGGGAGTTTAGTATAGAGAAGACTGAGTCACAGAACCAAAGAGACAGTCAGGCTGACTTGAATGGGGAAGAGCGGGAGATGGTAGCCAATGCAAGCGAGGAAGAACGTCaagagggagaagtggaggttatTTGTGAGGAAGTGGGGCATCCTAACGGAGACGCTGAGCTTGTTTCAGAGAAAACCAGTGCCATGAACATAGAGGAAGCCGTTTTCTGCGCAGAggtgggggatgtgtgtgtggatctgGAGTCAATGAATAGAGAGGTGGAAATTATTTATGAGGAGGTGGAGCATGTTGAACATCCGGAGTTAGTTGGGCCTATATGTGCAGAGAATACAATTGACAGACCGTCCAACCACAATGAGAACCCACATGAAGAAAATGATTTCACAGAGGAGGGGCTTGAGAAGGACGAGCAGGAGAGAAATGAAGCTGGTTATGTCCCCCAAACTGTCACGGATCAAGGATGTTCCCAATGTACGCCACAAGAAGTAATGAACCAGCCAGAACTGGTCCCATCCTGTCTGCACCAAAAACCCACATTAGGGTTCCAGAGACTGGACGTCAGTGTCCTGCCTCTCCAAATGTCCTCCCCCTCTCAACCACTGAGAAGAAACACAAGACTCCAGATGAAGACCGTGGGATCAAGAGGTCCCAATGGAGGGCAGCTCAAGGCATTGGAGGAGGCTAATGGGACCTGGGGCGTCCCTTTATACCGGTCTCCAGACCCAAG GGAAGACTCTGAAGACCTCAGCGCCACTTCTGACAGCTCCACAATGAATGGAAATAAAG GTGGGACGGTGAAGGCTCCCTCTCTGGTCTTCGCCTGCTCTCAGTGCTCTTTTAACCATGCCGACGAGGTGAACCTCCGGCAACACCTTAAAGCGCTTCACCCAGAGGAGTACAGAAGGATGCTTGCTGCTGGAGAAAATGAAACAGAAACCCCTCCAGGGTCTTCCAGCAGCCCCCCTCTGAACCCATGTCTCTCAGACATTCCCCACACACTGGGGAAGTCTGGCAGGCATACATCACACTCCAAAACATGCTCTGTGTGTGGAAAGACCTTCTCTCGAGCGACAGATATGAGGAGACACCAGAGATCCCACACTGGGGAGCGGCCTTACAGGTGCATCCAATGTGGGAAGACTTTCCAGTACTCCTTCGACTTGAAAAGACACCAGCGAAAGGGCCTAGGGTCAAGGCCGTTCCAGTGCTGCGCGTGTGGAGAGGGCTTCGATCGGGAGGAAGATCTAAAGACACACTGCAGTGTGGCTCATTTAGCAGAGTCGCCAGTCTCTGATGACTTTGCGATCAAGTTAAACCTCCCAGCAGGCCTTGAGAGTGAGCAGTGTCCCAGCGAAGAGGGTGAACACAAATGTCCAGAATGTGACATGTCTTTCAGTCAGATATCCCAAATGAAGCGACACCAGCTGATTCACTCCGGTGGTGACCCGCTGCAGTGCAACCAGTGTTTGAAGAAATGTCAAAACTCTGATGCCCTCACAAAACACATGCAAATGCACAATGGCGCGCGACCATTCCAGTGTTCAATATGCAAAATTAACTTCACGCAGCTAGTTTGTCTTAGGCAACACTATTTGAATGCTCATAAGGAAGAGGGTTCATTTCTGTGTTCCCATTGTCCTAAAAATTTCTCAAGGCTATCGAACTTGATCAAACACCAGAGAACTCATACAGGTGAGCGGCCTTACCAGTGCTCTCATTGTCCAAAGAGATTCACACAACTACAGATCTTGACTAGACATGAgagaattcacacaggagagagaccatTTCTTTGCCCTGACTGTGGAAAAAGATTTCTGTCCTCTGGTGAATTGTCAAAACACCTTCAGTGTCACTCAGAGGAGAGACCCTTCCCTTGTCTCGAGTGTGGAAAGACTTTCAAGGCCAATCGGTTTTTAAAGAAACACTTACAGACTCATACAGGGGAGCGTCCTTTCCCCTGCTCACagtgtgggaagagattttcCAAGTCGACTGATCTGACCAGGCATAATCGCATGCATACAGGGGAGAGGCCACATATGTGCTCTCAGTGCGGTAAAAGTTTCTTAACTTACTCCGAAGTGGTGAAACATCAGCGTTACCACACTGGAGAACGACCATTCAAATGTGagcagtgtgggaagagttttacccAGTCCTGCTATCTTACAGTACATAagcgcatacacacaggagagaagccctacTCCTGCAGCGTGTGTGGAAATCGCTATAACAGCACCACTCCACTGAAGAGACACATGCTCAgccacacgggagagaagccatACGTGTGTACTGAATGTGGGAAGGCTTACAACAGATTGCATCTTCTGCGTACACACGAGCGAACTCATGCAGCAGTTGAGGCTGTTTGTTGA